A window of Geoalkalibacter sp. contains these coding sequences:
- a CDS encoding efflux RND transporter periplasmic adaptor subunit, with translation MFRTSPPAARLWVCFALLLTLSGCGDKQAEEARREPPPVPVILGEASTRRVELTLEQVGTLTASQDVNLRAESEGRVVAIRFREGLPVQRGEVLIQLDAEQIEASILGLEARLVELNARLENQQRTLERNRPLLERNLISRLQFDNLETDILQTRAQIEAVRAGLAQEQVRLAATRIRAPFAGVVGARTLAVGDYLRVGDPVVSIVDLDPLEITFQVPEGLKPKIFLDQQVSLRVAPYPERIFSGAISFIAPRVDIDTRTFQVKAQVDNRQGLLSPGMFARVEVITDIFEQALTVPWESVIRTEDDTYVYTVEDGNLARRVSVKLGRITAQWAQVLEGELAPGAPVILEGKFAARDGMKVAPRKAEPRP, from the coding sequence ATGTTCAGAACTAGCCCGCCGGCCGCGAGGCTTTGGGTATGTTTCGCCCTGCTGCTGACCTTGAGCGGCTGCGGCGACAAACAGGCCGAGGAGGCCCGCCGCGAACCGCCCCCGGTGCCGGTGATTCTCGGCGAGGCCAGCACCCGCCGGGTGGAACTGACCCTGGAGCAGGTCGGCACCCTGACCGCGAGCCAGGACGTCAACCTGCGCGCCGAAAGCGAGGGCCGGGTGGTCGCCATCCGTTTTCGCGAAGGCCTGCCCGTGCAGCGCGGCGAGGTGCTGATACAGCTCGACGCGGAACAGATCGAGGCCTCCATTCTCGGCCTCGAAGCGCGGCTGGTCGAGCTCAACGCGCGCCTGGAGAACCAGCAGCGTACCCTTGAGCGCAACCGCCCCTTGCTGGAGCGCAACCTCATTTCGCGGCTGCAATTCGACAATCTTGAAACGGACATCCTCCAGACCCGCGCGCAGATCGAGGCCGTCCGCGCCGGCCTCGCCCAGGAGCAGGTGCGTCTCGCCGCCACCCGCATCCGCGCTCCCTTCGCCGGCGTGGTGGGCGCGCGCACCCTGGCGGTGGGCGATTACCTGCGGGTCGGCGACCCGGTGGTGAGCATCGTCGACCTCGATCCCCTGGAGATCACCTTTCAGGTGCCCGAAGGCCTCAAACCCAAAATTTTCCTCGATCAACAGGTCAGCCTGCGCGTGGCGCCCTATCCCGAGCGGATCTTCTCGGGCGCGATCAGCTTCATCGCGCCGCGCGTCGACATCGACACCCGCACCTTCCAGGTCAAGGCCCAGGTGGACAATCGCCAAGGCCTGCTCAGCCCCGGCATGTTCGCGCGGGTCGAAGTCATCACCGACATCTTCGAGCAGGCCCTCACCGTGCCCTGGGAGAGCGTCATCCGCACCGAGGACGACACCTACGTCTACACGGTGGAAGACGGAAACCTTGCGCGCAGGGTCTCCGTCAAGCTCGGCCGTATCACCGCCCAATGGGCCCAGGTGCTCGAGGGCGAGCTCGCGCCCGGTGCGCCGGTGATTCTCGAAGGCAAGTTCGCCGCCCGCGACGGCATGAAAGTCGCCCCGCGGAAAGCTGAACCGCGCCCCTAA